From Canis lupus baileyi chromosome 16, mCanLup2.hap1, whole genome shotgun sequence, a single genomic window includes:
- the LOC140607397 gene encoding LOW QUALITY PROTEIN: olfactory receptor 1L4-like (The sequence of the model RefSeq protein was modified relative to this genomic sequence to represent the inferred CDS: substituted 1 base at 1 genomic stop codon), whose amino-acid sequence METKNYSSESGFVLLGISSSPQLQKPLFAIFLIMYLVTVVGNVLIILVIQSDSRLHTPMYFFLSNLSFTDICFTTVIVPNMLANLLSETKVISFVGCLIQMXFFMAFANTDSYLLASMAIDRLVAICNPFHYERVVNPRRCLLMLLGSCTISHLHSLLRVLLMSRLSFCASHVIKHFFCDTQPVLKLSCSDTSSNQIVVMTETLAVITTPFLCILFSYLRIIITVLRIPSAAGKWKAFSTCGSHLTVVALFYGSVIYVYFRPLSMYSVVKDRVATIMYTVVTPMLNPFIYSLRNKDMKRGLIKLRDRIHS is encoded by the coding sequence atggAAACAAAGAACTATAGCAGCGAATCAGGCTTTGTCCTCCTGGGCATCTCTTCCAGTCCTCAGCTACAGAAACCACTCTTTGCCATCTTCCTCATCATGTACCTGGTCACTGTCGTGGGCAATGTACTCATCATCTTGGTTATCCAGTCTGACTCCCGACTCCATACTCCTATGTACTTTTTCCTCAGCAACTTGTCCTTCACAGATATCTGCTTCACAACAGTGATTGTGCCCAACATGCTGGCAAACCTACTATCAGAGACCAAGGTTATCTCCTTTGTGGGTTGCCTCATCCAGATGTAATTCTTCATGGCCTTTGCAAACACTGACAGTTACCTTCTGGCCTCTATGGCCATAGATAGGCTGGTGGCCATCTGCAACCCCTTCCACTATGAAAGGGTCGTGAACCCACGGCGTTGTCTCCTCATGCTGCTGGGCTCTTGCACCATCTCCCACCTGCACTCCCTGCTCCGAGTGCTACTCATGTCCCGCCTGtccttctgtgcctctcatgTCATTAAGCACTTTTTTTGTGATACCCAACCTGTACTAAAGCTATCCTGCTCTGACACATCCTCCAACCAGATTGTGGTCATGACTGAGACCCTGGCCGTCATCACAACCCCCTTCCTGTGCATCCTCTTTTCCTACCTGCGAATCATCATCACTGTGCTCAGAATTCCCTCTGCAGCTGGGAAGTGGAAGGCCTTCTCTACCTGTGGCTCCCACCTCACTGTAGTGGCTTTGTTCTATGGGAGTGTCATCTATGTCTACTTTAGGCCCCTGTCCATGTACTCAGTGGTGAAGGACCGGGTAGCCACAATTATGTACACAGTAGTGACACCCATGCTGAACCCCTTCATCTATAGCCTGAGGAACAAAGATATGAAGAGGGGTTTGATTAAATTAAGGGACAGAATTCACTCATAG